In the genome of Clostridiisalibacter paucivorans DSM 22131, one region contains:
- the larB gene encoding nickel pincer cofactor biosynthesis protein LarB translates to MSYIRNILEQLKSGEIDIDNAVNELKDMPFEDLGYAKIDHHREIRNGYPEVIYCEGKEIEHIKGIVDKMLIKDTNILATRADKAVYEALKDMDEHITYYELARIVAIKKKEIEMSKNKVLVVTGGTSDIPVAEEAAITAEFLGNTVERLYDVGVAGIHRLLANIKVLNDASVIITVAGMEGALASVVGGLVDKPVIGVPTSVGYGTNFNGVSALLTMLNSCASGIGVVNIDNGFGAAYLASTIIRQIKNSR, encoded by the coding sequence ATGTCATATATTCGGAATATATTGGAGCAATTGAAATCAGGAGAGATAGATATAGATAATGCAGTTAATGAATTAAAAGATATGCCCTTTGAAGACTTGGGATATGCCAAAATAGACCATCATAGGGAGATTAGAAATGGCTACCCAGAAGTGATATATTGTGAAGGTAAAGAGATAGAGCATATAAAGGGTATAGTTGATAAAATGCTTATAAAAGATACAAATATATTGGCTACCAGGGCAGATAAAGCTGTATATGAAGCATTAAAAGATATGGATGAACATATAACGTATTATGAATTGGCCAGGATAGTAGCGATAAAGAAAAAAGAGATTGAAATGAGTAAAAATAAAGTTTTAGTGGTTACGGGAGGGACATCGGATATACCTGTGGCTGAAGAGGCGGCTATAACGGCTGAATTTTTAGGGAATACTGTGGAAAGATTATATGATGTGGGCGTTGCAGGGATACATAGACTTTTAGCTAATATAAAGGTATTAAATGATGCATCAGTAATAATTACTGTAGCAGGAATGGAAGGTGCCTTGGCTAGTGTTGTGGGTGGATTAGTAGATAAACCAGTAATTGGCGTTCCAACCAGTGTTGGATATGGGACTAATTTTAATGGAGTATCTGCATTGCTTACGATGTTAAATAGCTGTGCCAGTGGTATTGGAGTAGTAAATATAGATAATGGATTTGGAGCAGCATATTTAGCCAGTACTATAATAAGACAGATAAAAAATAGTCGGTAG